One segment of Campylobacter concisus ATCC 51562 DNA contains the following:
- a CDS encoding GGDEF domain-containing phosphodiesterase, with product MSTKRIKTVLSVLVAIFFISAFFIYKANIAIGAAHKFDDGILNLKFIDNEITFSLNNIYDISNYDKLNADINSFDTNLSNLSMLSDEMLLFHQNEITKDLQNIRDVFSKKVFFLQRSAYVNSSIDSYIQISQYEIQNLALPNKLEPIFYAIKGALMLSPEAIDDISKQIKMYKNEYKDNQKAQNVLDKILYAAQATKTLRTISNSVKELHLDNLIENFRNKILEFHSDEVNKAKIAQRICLLTFIIFCSFGLYQIKMASERLRQIKLLRTTVENDHSSIIYCDKYNRISYVNKTFEEKTGYKLKEVIGKNPRILKSYMHPQSFYESIKEAVQKSLPWESDELISRTKNGNFLYEKVKFSPFFFKNKFEGYIAVKLDRTKETLILNELTQKNEQIKIQSSIDKLTGFGNYFALTEILDAQKDGVLICLSIKNFKILRFFYQTKIIDAMLKAVADTLKLCIDTSEIKAKLFRFQDDAFYIWYEGDNIVRDIEYIREYFGSNRINVAIDEKFENLPGIKMVFGVSLPNDTPQTNRLMQSVLANQLAIENGSNIYYYLENDAIEMKYHKNQLAVQLIEDALENDRVIVEAQGIFNLEKNETEAKYYEVLVRIIDQNGKIHYPGEFLDIAMKTQLYPQITKKVISLAFDLAKRYPDYTFSINLSNTDIADASMRELIENKLIECKDPNKICFEMLESEELSDYVAVNSFIKRVKGYGCKISIDDFGSGYSNYYRILELDIDTIKIDGSIIKKLPFDENARVLVETIVSFAKKQGYKIVAEFASSEEILNQIKNFGIPYAQGFLLGKPRRME from the coding sequence ATGAGTACTAAACGAATAAAAACCGTACTTAGCGTCTTAGTAGCTATATTTTTCATTAGCGCATTTTTTATATATAAAGCAAATATAGCTATTGGTGCAGCTCATAAATTTGATGATGGAATTTTAAATCTAAAATTTATAGACAATGAGATAACTTTTTCTTTAAATAATATTTATGATATCTCAAACTACGACAAACTCAATGCTGACATAAATTCTTTTGATACAAATTTGAGCAACCTTTCAATGCTTAGTGATGAGATGCTGTTGTTTCATCAAAATGAAATAACAAAAGATCTACAAAACATAAGAGATGTATTTAGTAAAAAAGTATTTTTTTTACAAAGATCAGCTTATGTAAACTCATCTATAGATTCTTATATCCAAATAAGTCAATATGAAATACAAAATCTCGCACTTCCAAATAAGCTTGAGCCTATATTTTATGCGATAAAAGGTGCTTTGATGCTTAGTCCTGAAGCAATAGATGATATTTCAAAGCAAATAAAAATGTATAAAAACGAGTATAAAGATAACCAAAAAGCTCAAAATGTATTAGACAAGATACTTTATGCAGCTCAAGCTACAAAAACATTACGTACAATCTCAAATAGTGTAAAAGAGCTACATCTTGATAATCTAATAGAAAATTTTAGAAACAAAATCCTAGAATTTCACTCTGATGAGGTGAATAAGGCAAAAATAGCTCAGAGAATTTGCTTGCTTACATTTATAATATTTTGTTCATTTGGTCTCTATCAAATTAAAATGGCCTCAGAGCGTTTAAGACAGATAAAACTCCTAAGAACGACAGTCGAAAACGATCATAGCTCTATTATCTATTGCGATAAATACAATAGAATTTCATACGTAAATAAAACCTTTGAAGAAAAAACTGGCTACAAGCTAAAAGAAGTAATAGGCAAAAACCCTAGAATACTAAAATCATATATGCACCCACAAAGCTTTTATGAATCCATAAAAGAGGCTGTGCAAAAATCTCTACCTTGGGAGAGCGATGAGCTTATAAGCAGAACAAAAAACGGTAATTTTTTATATGAAAAGGTAAAATTTTCACCATTTTTCTTTAAAAATAAATTTGAGGGCTATATAGCGGTAAAACTTGATAGGACTAAAGAGACGCTAATACTAAATGAACTAACTCAAAAAAATGAACAAATAAAAATACAATCTTCAATCGATAAGCTAACAGGCTTTGGTAACTACTTTGCTTTAACTGAAATTTTAGACGCGCAAAAAGATGGAGTGCTCATTTGCTTAAGCATTAAAAATTTTAAAATTTTAAGATTCTTTTATCAAACTAAGATTATCGATGCAATGCTAAAAGCAGTTGCTGATACACTAAAGCTTTGCATAGATACTTCTGAGATAAAAGCAAAGCTATTTAGATTTCAAGATGACGCATTTTATATATGGTATGAAGGCGATAACATCGTAAGAGATATTGAATATATTAGAGAATATTTTGGCTCAAATAGAATAAATGTCGCTATTGATGAAAAATTTGAAAATTTACCAGGCATAAAGATGGTATTTGGTGTCTCATTGCCAAACGATACCCCACAAACCAACCGCCTAATGCAATCAGTCCTTGCAAATCAGCTCGCAATAGAAAATGGTAGCAATATTTACTACTATCTAGAAAATGACGCCATTGAGATGAAATATCACAAAAACCAGCTGGCAGTTCAGCTAATCGAAGATGCGTTAGAAAACGATAGAGTCATAGTAGAAGCACAAGGTATCTTTAACTTAGAAAAAAATGAGACCGAAGCAAAATATTATGAAGTCTTGGTTCGTATAATCGATCAAAATGGCAAGATACACTATCCGGGCGAATTTTTAGATATTGCCATGAAAACGCAACTATATCCGCAAATAACCAAAAAGGTGATAAGTCTTGCGTTTGATCTAGCTAAAAGATATCCAGACTATACATTCTCAATAAATTTATCTAATACAGACATAGCCGACGCTAGTATGAGAGAGCTTATAGAAAATAAACTAATAGAGTGCAAAGATCCTAATAAAATTTGTTTTGAAATGCTAGAGAGCGAAGAGCTTAGCGACTATGTTGCGGTAAATTCTTTCATAAAACGCGTCAAGGGCTATGGATGTAAAATTTCTATTGATGACTTTGGCTCAGGATATTCAAACTATTACCGAATTTTGGAGCTTGATATAGACACCATAAAGATAGATGGCTCGATAATCAAAAAGCTTCCATTTGATGAAAATGCTAGAGTTCTAGTAGAAACCATCGTAAGCTTTGCAAAAAAGCAAGGCTACAAAATAGTAGCCGAGTTTGCAAGTTCAGAAGAAATTTTAAACCAAATCAAAAATTTTGGGATACCTTACGCACAAGGTTTCTTACTGGGCAAGCCTCGTAGAATGGAATAG
- a CDS encoding cytochrome-c peroxidase produces the protein MKGVILCLFIITISFCKYESYKPLTVVKYNEEKALLGKKLFFDKRLSPNENYSCQTCHNLYWNLSGSNQDSMEKGTLNPPTILNAAANYLFYSDAKISNLKDQVKESITSRIELNSDNDKIVDSVNNISEYKILFKKIYNDGINFDNIADAIAEFEKAVLSVDSPFDRFILGDSNAIDDSAKKGFEIFNNIGCAACHNGRNLGGNLTQDIGRERISALDTSKRLRRVPSLRNITKTAPYLSHGEINDLKEAISFIGNYQLGYVLSKDEIDALYSFFLTLNGKKPRILNEY, from the coding sequence ATGAAGGGCGTTATACTTTGTCTATTTATCATCACGATTTCATTTTGTAAATATGAATCTTATAAACCTCTCACGGTAGTAAAATATAATGAAGAAAAGGCTCTGCTTGGTAAAAAACTCTTTTTTGACAAAAGACTAAGCCCAAACGAAAACTACTCTTGCCAAACTTGTCATAACTTGTATTGGAATTTAAGCGGAAGCAACCAAGATAGCATGGAAAAAGGCACTTTAAATCCTCCAACCATATTAAATGCTGCAGCGAATTATCTGTTTTATAGCGATGCAAAGATTAGCAATTTAAAAGATCAAGTAAAAGAGTCCATAACTTCTAGAATAGAACTAAACTCGGATAACGACAAGATAGTGGATTCTGTAAATAACATCTCTGAGTACAAAATTTTATTTAAAAAAATTTATAATGACGGCATTAATTTTGATAATATTGCAGATGCAATAGCTGAGTTCGAAAAGGCTGTCTTAAGTGTTGATTCTCCATTTGATCGTTTTATATTAGGTGATAGCAATGCAATAGATGATAGCGCAAAGAAAGGATTTGAGATATTTAATAATATAGGCTGTGCCGCTTGTCATAATGGTAGAAATTTGGGAGGAAATTTGACACAAGATATTGGCCGAGAAAGAATTTCTGCCTTAGATACAAGCAAAAGATTAAGAAGAGTGCCATCGCTAAGAAATATTACAAAAACTGCTCCATATTTATCCCATGGAGAGATAAATGATCTAAAAGAGGCTATAAGCTTTATTGGTAACTACCAGCTAGGATACGTTCTTAGCAAAGATGAAATTGATGCTTTATACTCATTTTTTCTGACATTAAATGGTAAAAAGCCTAGGATACTAAATGAGTACTAA
- a CDS encoding type II secretion system protein, whose protein sequence is MKKGFTMIELIFVIVILGILAAVAIPKLAATRDDAEIAKTATNIQTLIADLGSYYTSQGKFNSDVKKMSNVKNPVDTKNGKCLEVGAGNDTNGEIKMTIGVDGLCEQVWKLPGLADVKTLIESSDNKTINSLKFGGMGIKY, encoded by the coding sequence ATGAAAAAAGGCTTTACGATGATTGAGTTGATCTTCGTGATCGTTATATTGGGTATATTAGCTGCGGTTGCTATACCAAAACTAGCTGCAACAAGGGATGATGCAGAGATAGCAAAAACTGCTACAAATATACAAACACTTATTGCTGATTTGGGTTCTTACTACACTTCACAAGGCAAATTTAATAGTGATGTTAAAAAAATGTCAAATGTTAAAAATCCAGTCGATACAAAAAATGGTAAATGTCTAGAAGTGGGTGCTGGAAATGACACTAATGGTGAGATAAAGATGACTATTGGCGTAGATGGTCTTTGTGAGCAAGTTTGGAAATTGCCTGGCTTAGCAGATGTTAAAACTCTAATCGAAAGTAGCGATAATAAGACAATTAATTCGCTTAAATTTGGCGGTATGGGCATAAAATATTAA
- a CDS encoding MATE family efflux transporter: MDLLKDPLNKLIISLSLPAGTAMMFNTLYNVTGTFFAAKISTLAVAGMAMSFLLYLSIVGIGLGFGSALTALIGNSLGAGKIKMAKFYAANGIIFVLVFAIFMGFCGYFLAPNLLTFLGADHHYLKEALDYAGVIFLAAPFFLIIKSLNGVLVALGDTKSYRNWLFYGLFINAFFCYFFAFILDLGVKGLALATASVQLLGMIYLFVKVKKAKMIEPRNLSYFVPNFSIWAKITKQALPACLNYLSMSLGSLVLLKFISYYGVNAVAGYGIALRIEQILVLPTIGMAAAVLSIVSRNYGAKNFKRAKQCYKISLLFLLIYCAFACVFIRFFGEDMIRIFDDTPAVLEMAGLYLGINSLAYVAYGTINVSGSTLQAVKRPVAIFLLNGFRQFVLQGSLFYAVVFYFGLEIKFIWLALFFSVYLTAICFVFWTLYQLRMATDVSF, from the coding sequence ATGGATTTACTAAAAGACCCGTTAAATAAGCTCATCATTTCGCTTTCGCTTCCAGCTGGCACCGCAATGATGTTTAATACTCTTTATAACGTTACTGGCACATTTTTTGCAGCAAAAATTTCTACCCTTGCCGTAGCTGGTATGGCTATGAGCTTTTTGCTTTATCTAAGTATTGTAGGCATTGGGCTTGGTTTTGGCTCAGCACTAACTGCACTAATAGGCAATAGCCTTGGAGCAGGAAAGATAAAAATGGCTAAATTTTATGCGGCAAATGGAATTATCTTTGTGCTAGTATTTGCTATTTTTATGGGGTTTTGTGGCTATTTTTTAGCACCAAATTTACTCACTTTTTTAGGGGCTGATCATCACTATTTAAAAGAGGCGCTTGATTACGCGGGTGTTATCTTTCTTGCTGCACCATTTTTCTTGATTATCAAATCTCTAAACGGCGTGCTTGTAGCACTTGGAGATACAAAAAGTTACCGCAATTGGCTATTTTATGGCCTTTTTATCAATGCATTTTTTTGCTACTTTTTTGCATTCATTTTGGATCTTGGCGTAAAAGGACTTGCTTTAGCAACAGCTAGTGTTCAGCTTTTGGGCATGATCTACCTTTTTGTAAAAGTTAAAAAAGCTAAGATGATCGAGCCAAGAAATTTAAGCTATTTTGTACCAAATTTTAGCATTTGGGCAAAGATTACAAAGCAAGCTCTACCGGCTTGCTTAAACTATCTATCGATGTCGCTTGGCTCACTTGTGCTTTTAAAATTTATAAGCTACTATGGCGTAAATGCCGTAGCAGGATATGGTATAGCTTTAAGGATAGAGCAAATTTTGGTATTGCCGACCATTGGTATGGCTGCAGCAGTTTTAAGTATCGTTTCAAGAAACTATGGCGCTAAAAATTTTAAAAGAGCTAAACAATGCTATAAAATTTCGCTTCTTTTTTTACTTATTTATTGTGCATTTGCTTGCGTTTTTATTAGATTTTTTGGTGAAGATATGATAAGAATTTTTGATGATACGCCGGCAGTTTTGGAGATGGCAGGGCTTTATCTTGGTATAAATTCTCTTGCTTACGTAGCTTATGGCACGATAAATGTCTCAGGCAGCACTCTTCAGGCCGTAAAACGCCCAGTGGCTATCTTTTTGCTAAATGGATTTAGGCAATTTGTACTTCAAGGATCGCTTTTTTACGCTGTAGTTTTTTATTTTGGTCTTGAGATAAAATTTATATGGCTGGCTCTATTTTTTAGTGTCTATCTCACAGCTATTTGCTTCGTCTTTTGGACGCTTTATCAGTTAAGAATGGCTACTGACGTAAGCTTTTAA
- a CDS encoding metal ABC transporter permease, with amino-acid sequence MSEILELNFMQNAFIAGVLVSIICGLIGSLVVINKMTFIAGGIAHGAYGGIGLAFFFSLEPLLGASIFSLFLALIIATITLKDKTNIDSVIGAIWAFGMAIGIIFIDLTPGYNADLMSYLFGSILAVSGQDITFMSILDILFLALIALFYRQFVAISFDAEFAKLRGVNTTFFHYLLVCMMALCVVATIRVVGLILVIALLTIPPYLAQIFAKRLGLMMLISTIFSVIFCFSGLFISFYFNLTGGASIILVASLCFFAFCFKFKSLRQ; translated from the coding sequence ATGAGTGAAATTTTAGAGTTAAATTTTATGCAAAATGCCTTTATTGCTGGCGTTTTAGTTAGTATCATTTGTGGGCTCATAGGCTCACTCGTTGTTATAAACAAAATGACCTTTATCGCTGGCGGTATCGCGCACGGAGCGTATGGCGGCATAGGACTTGCCTTTTTCTTCTCGCTCGAACCACTTCTTGGAGCTAGCATATTCTCACTCTTTTTAGCCCTTATAATCGCCACTATCACGCTAAAAGATAAAACCAACATCGACTCAGTTATCGGTGCTATTTGGGCATTTGGTATGGCTATTGGTATCATTTTTATCGATTTAACTCCAGGATACAATGCCGATCTTATGAGTTATCTTTTTGGCTCTATCTTAGCAGTGAGCGGGCAAGATATAACATTTATGAGTATTTTAGATATCTTATTTTTAGCACTCATTGCCCTTTTTTACCGTCAATTTGTAGCTATTAGCTTTGATGCAGAGTTTGCAAAGTTGCGCGGCGTAAATACAACATTTTTTCACTATTTATTAGTATGTATGATGGCACTTTGTGTAGTAGCTACGATTCGTGTTGTTGGGCTGATTCTAGTCATCGCTCTTCTTACTATACCGCCATATTTAGCACAAATTTTTGCCAAAAGACTTGGGCTGATGATGTTAATCTCTACTATCTTTTCAGTCATTTTTTGTTTTAGCGGTCTATTTATTAGCTTTTATTTTAACCTAACAGGCGGAGCTAGCATAATCTTAGTTGCTTCACTTTGCTTTTTTGCTTTTTGTTTTAAATTTAAAAGCTTACGTCAGTAG
- a CDS encoding metal ABC transporter ATP-binding protein yields MKEIIKIRNLNFSYDKQVVLEGINLDYSSDEFLAIIGPNGGGKSTLLKLILGLLKPQSGEIKLFGKEPSEVSKFIGYVPQNFLSNQSFPMMVLEVVLMGLIDKKIFGFYSQAEKQMALAALEKVGMKEFASARIGELSGGQRQRVYIARALCANAKVLVLDEPTASIDTKGQAEIYEILKNINTSGVGVVLVSHDLNIVLNYATKIAYVSKNLHIHKTHEDTAKREFIEHLAKSHSHFCDVEIALGECECKIKSNVFKLKR; encoded by the coding sequence TTGAAAGAAATTATAAAAATTAGAAATTTAAACTTTAGCTACGATAAGCAAGTGGTTTTAGAAGGTATCAATTTAGATTATAGTAGCGATGAGTTTTTAGCTATCATCGGTCCAAATGGTGGTGGCAAAAGCACGCTTTTAAAGCTTATTTTAGGACTACTTAAGCCTCAAAGTGGCGAGATAAAGCTCTTTGGAAAAGAGCCAAGCGAAGTCAGTAAATTTATAGGTTATGTGCCTCAAAATTTTCTCTCAAATCAAAGCTTTCCGATGATGGTTTTAGAAGTAGTTTTAATGGGGCTAATCGATAAAAAAATTTTTGGTTTTTACTCACAAGCTGAGAAACAAATGGCTCTTGCCGCCCTTGAGAAAGTTGGTATGAAAGAATTTGCAAGCGCTAGAATTGGTGAGCTAAGCGGTGGCCAAAGACAGCGTGTATATATCGCAAGAGCGCTTTGTGCAAATGCAAAGGTCCTCGTTTTAGACGAGCCAACAGCTAGTATCGATACAAAGGGTCAGGCTGAAATTTATGAAATTTTAAAAAATATAAACACAAGCGGCGTTGGTGTAGTTTTGGTAAGTCATGATCTAAATATCGTACTAAATTATGCTACAAAAATCGCCTATGTGAGTAAAAATTTGCATATTCATAAAACTCATGAAGATACTGCAAAAAGAGAATTTATAGAGCATTTAGCAAAATCTCATAGCCATTTTTGCGACGTCGAGATCGCACTTGGTGAATGTGAGTGCAAAATCAAAAGTAATGTTTTTAAGCTAAAGAGATAA
- a CDS encoding nickel/cobalt transporter: MLARLIVICLFTINAFGCALCSLYSPTAHVSVKFDSNENNISTIAFSWTFSQNFSELMRQNFDLNQDEKIDESEIKKIRLNLLDYLVPRHYLTNIEYFYKDENATKLELNLKKYKLYFDEGRLKFDVSFKTNLLIKDGFVVSVEMDDKEGYFNFKFTQNNAFLVSDQFWTIPNPNANLIFFTFSSKAAAKAHNEKPALKELLKEPNSVNFEDKNLSQIDKIDEAKFDLVSKTSLSMLDRLKQILRNFDQKSPLTLLFLALISFGYGFLHAASAGHGKVLTSSYFAATGGSYAKAFFFSLKIGFLHVVGAFIFVLASFMILREISSDLTKDTASVTTAFSGVIIFFVAIFMLYKKVKIYLSSKKELNKFYIFSSSLSQNLSKNTKFTSDCGCNICTTKKPKNKEEWLVAAAAALIPCPGTILVFVLANELGSYIAGIISGLFMALGMSAVIFLAAVFGAKINESTNIKLKKFKIYAEFMALSVMLWLGLFIFTTTFTQKSLF, encoded by the coding sequence ATGTTAGCACGCCTGATTGTCATTTGCTTATTTACTATAAATGCCTTCGGGTGTGCTCTTTGCTCGCTTTATAGCCCGACCGCTCACGTGAGCGTAAAATTCGACTCAAACGAAAACAATATCTCTACAATTGCTTTTTCATGGACATTTTCGCAAAATTTCTCAGAGCTTATGAGACAAAATTTTGACCTAAATCAGGATGAAAAGATAGATGAAAGCGAGATCAAAAAGATCCGCTTAAATTTACTTGATTATCTTGTGCCAAGGCACTATTTAACAAATATTGAGTACTTTTATAAGGATGAAAATGCTACAAAGCTTGAGCTAAATTTAAAAAAGTATAAACTCTATTTTGATGAGGGCAGATTAAAATTTGATGTTAGCTTTAAGACAAATTTGCTTATCAAAGATGGCTTTGTGGTGTCTGTTGAAATGGACGATAAAGAGGGATATTTTAATTTTAAATTTACACAAAACAATGCATTTTTGGTATCAGACCAGTTTTGGACGATACCAAATCCAAATGCAAATTTAATATTTTTTACATTTTCAAGTAAAGCTGCAGCCAAAGCTCATAACGAAAAACCTGCATTAAAAGAGCTTCTAAAAGAGCCAAACTCGGTAAATTTTGAAGATAAAAATTTAAGCCAGATCGATAAGATCGATGAAGCTAAGTTTGATCTTGTTTCAAAAACAAGCCTAAGCATGCTTGATAGATTAAAACAAATTCTAAGAAATTTCGACCAAAAAAGTCCTCTAACCCTGCTATTTTTAGCGCTGATATCATTTGGTTATGGCTTTTTACACGCTGCATCTGCGGGACATGGTAAGGTGCTTACAAGCTCTTATTTTGCCGCAACTGGCGGAAGCTACGCCAAAGCCTTTTTCTTCTCTTTAAAGATCGGATTTTTACATGTTGTGGGTGCGTTTATTTTTGTGCTTGCTAGTTTTATGATACTACGTGAGATCAGTAGTGATCTGACAAAAGATACAGCAAGCGTTACGACAGCATTTTCTGGCGTTATTATCTTTTTTGTAGCGATTTTTATGCTTTATAAAAAGGTCAAAATTTATCTTTCAAGTAAAAAAGAGTTAAATAAATTTTATATTTTTAGCTCAAGCTTAAGCCAAAATTTGAGTAAAAATACAAAATTTACTAGCGACTGTGGCTGTAATATCTGTACTACAAAAAAACCAAAAAACAAAGAAGAATGGCTGGTCGCGGCTGCTGCGGCACTTATTCCTTGTCCTGGTACGATACTTGTCTTTGTGCTAGCAAATGAGCTAGGCAGCTACATTGCAGGCATTATAAGCGGCCTATTTATGGCGCTTGGCATGAGCGCAGTGATATTTTTAGCGGCTGTTTTTGGAGCCAAGATAAATGAGAGCACAAACATTAAGTTAAAAAAGTTTAAAATCTATGCTGAATTTATGGCACTTAGCGTTATGCTTTGGCTTGGACTTTTTATTTTTACTACGACATTTACGCAAAAGAGTCTGTTTTGA
- a CDS encoding metal ABC transporter solute-binding protein, Zn/Mn family, protein MRKIFVFLAVCALSLFAKPVVTTSILPTKFFVEQIAGDTLSVNTMVGKGADPHTYEPKPKQMKELEKSELYFAIGIEFEDTWLERFSKSFKNLHIVKTQEGIEKIAMSDEHEHHEHHEHHEHKHEGEHKHEHHEHHDHDHEAGEHHHHHHDGLDPHIWLDPVLVKTQADNIAKALIEKFPQNAKLYEENLAKFKANLDELDSFIKNTLKDVKTREFIVYHPSWGYFAKRYNLEQIAIEIEGKEPKPAELKELIEEAKEHGVKVIFVAPQFPTKAANLVAKETGSKVISIDQLPENWLDEMKKTAEIFAKSL, encoded by the coding sequence GTGAGAAAGATTTTTGTTTTTTTAGCAGTTTGTGCTTTGTCACTTTTTGCAAAGCCAGTTGTTACGACTAGTATATTGCCTACAAAATTTTTTGTTGAGCAAATCGCTGGTGATACACTAAGCGTAAATACAATGGTTGGCAAAGGTGCTGATCCGCACACTTATGAGCCAAAGCCAAAACAGATGAAGGAGCTTGAAAAGAGCGAGCTTTACTTTGCTATAGGCATTGAGTTTGAAGATACTTGGCTAGAGCGTTTTTCAAAATCTTTTAAAAATTTACACATTGTAAAAACACAAGAAGGCATCGAAAAGATAGCTATGAGCGATGAACACGAGCATCACGAACATCACGAGCATCACGAGCACAAGCATGAGGGCGAGCATAAACATGAGCATCACGAGCACCATGACCATGACCACGAAGCTGGCGAGCATCATCACCATCATCATGATGGCCTTGATCCGCACATTTGGCTTGATCCGGTTTTAGTAAAAACTCAAGCTGATAATATAGCCAAGGCATTAATAGAGAAATTCCCGCAAAATGCAAAGCTCTATGAGGAAAATTTAGCTAAATTTAAAGCTAATCTTGACGAGCTTGATAGCTTTATCAAAAATACTCTAAAAGATGTTAAAACTCGCGAATTTATCGTATACCACCCATCTTGGGGATATTTTGCAAAACGCTATAACTTAGAGCAAATTGCCATCGAGATAGAGGGCAAAGAGCCAAAGCCAGCTGAGTTAAAAGAGCTCATCGAAGAGGCTAAAGAGCACGGTGTAAAGGTTATTTTCGTGGCTCCGCAGTTTCCAACAAAGGCTGCAAATTTAGTAGCAAAAGAGACTGGCTCAAAGGTCATAAGCATTGATCAGCTCCCAGAAAATTGGCTAGATGAGATGAAAAAAACAGCAGAAATTTTTGCTAAGAGTCTATAA
- a CDS encoding Fur family transcriptional regulator, translated as MNARNFLEEHSIKATTFRIKLVEILQNAKIPLSYDEILESLNANKTTFYRSIEIFEKKGLVIKTENNHKSYYELANEAKAYFICDVCHKVTNIDMPHLNVAKNIKSAVIKGVCDECDHE; from the coding sequence ATGAATGCAAGAAATTTCTTGGAAGAGCATAGTATCAAGGCAACTACTTTTCGCATAAAGCTCGTTGAAATTTTGCAAAATGCCAAAATTCCATTAAGTTATGATGAAATTCTAGAAAGCCTTAATGCAAATAAAACTACTTTTTATAGAAGTATAGAAATTTTTGAAAAAAAGGGTCTTGTCATAAAAACTGAAAATAATCATAAAAGCTACTACGAACTGGCAAATGAGGCAAAAGCGTACTTTATCTGCGATGTCTGTCATAAAGTCACAAATATCGATATGCCCCATCTAAACGTCGCTAAAAATATAAAAAGCGCCGTGATAAAAGGCGTTTGTGATGAGTGTGATCACGAGTAA
- a CDS encoding acyl-CoA thioesterase, protein MKDFIYKVIIPPQAIDMHGHMNNVYYFTLMQEAAFAHSAAVGDTVEAQYKRGEIWLIRKNEAKYIKSVKLMDEIEIHTYTQAEGKATSCRYFEFKKDDELIATGKTEFVYVDLKTNRPKAIPAEIIALYS, encoded by the coding sequence ATGAAAGATTTTATCTACAAAGTAATAATCCCACCACAAGCCATTGATATGCACGGACACATGAATAATGTCTATTATTTCACTCTTATGCAAGAGGCTGCATTCGCACACTCTGCTGCAGTTGGCGATACAGTTGAGGCGCAGTATAAAAGGGGTGAAATTTGGCTCATTAGAAAAAATGAAGCTAAATATATAAAAAGCGTAAAATTGATGGATGAGATAGAAATTCACACTTACACGCAAGCTGAGGGCAAAGCGACTTCGTGTAGATATTTTGAGTTTAAAAAAGATGACGAGCTAATAGCAACTGGCAAGACCGAGTTTGTTTATGTTGATCTAAAAACAAATCGTCCAAAAGCCATTCCGGCTGAGATAATCGCTCTTTACTCGTGA
- a CDS encoding class I SAM-dependent methyltransferase produces the protein MQNLWDKKASNYQRFDGKVSAIQQQIFAKALAWGVDFSGKEILDIGCGTGVWTIFLSKTAKDITGIDSSKNMIEILNEDAKRFGVTNLTGEVCSWREFKPTKHFDIAICTMSPAIASDEDFAKFHSIAKQKLYLGWDKPRSSDLIEPFFEKFGRTLSQKNIVNRLEAWLNEQGIAYKSEILNETRIARRSMQEAAENICWHLEINGAKNYDEKAVLAMLKERFDGEFIDEKIDSQMKLFVF, from the coding sequence ATGCAAAATTTATGGGATAAAAAGGCGTCAAATTATCAAAGGTTTGATGGCAAAGTAAGTGCTATTCAGCAACAAATTTTTGCTAAAGCCTTAGCTTGGGGAGTTGATTTTAGCGGTAAAGAAATTCTCGATATAGGCTGTGGTACAGGTGTTTGGACGATATTTTTATCAAAAACTGCAAAAGATATAACAGGTATCGATAGCTCAAAAAATATGATAGAAATTTTAAATGAAGATGCTAAAAGATTTGGCGTGACAAATTTAACCGGCGAGGTTTGCTCTTGGAGAGAATTTAAGCCTACAAAGCACTTTGATATCGCTATTTGCACGATGAGTCCAGCGATTGCTAGCGATGAAGATTTTGCTAAATTTCATAGCATCGCAAAACAAAAACTCTATCTTGGCTGGGATAAGCCTAGAAGCTCTGATTTGATTGAGCCATTTTTTGAAAAATTTGGACGCACTCTCTCTCAAAAAAATATTGTCAATAGGCTTGAAGCGTGGCTAAATGAGCAAGGCATAGCTTATAAGAGTGAAATTTTAAATGAGACAAGGATCGCAAGACGAAGCATGCAAGAAGCTGCTGAGAATATCTGCTGGCACCTTGAGATAAATGGAGCCAAAAACTACGATGAAAAGGCGGTTTTAGCGATGTTAAAAGAGAGATTTGACGGTGAGTTTATAGATGAGAAAATAGACTCACAAATGAAGCTTTTTGTATTTTAA